A genomic region of Psychrobacter sp. M13 contains the following coding sequences:
- a CDS encoding DUF2788 domain-containing protein, translating into MFAIAASTVTNWGLYVLLPMFIALLVFIMFDISKKSDAGRAGTFWIFLALGAGFAGFIFKLLLEVAFKKWYIG; encoded by the coding sequence ATGTTTGCTATTGCCGCTAGTACCGTTACCAATTGGGGACTATACGTTTTATTACCAATGTTTATTGCTCTATTGGTGTTTATTATGTTCGATATCTCTAAAAAATCTGATGCAGGACGTGCGGGTACTTTTTGGATTTTCTTAGCGTTAGGCGCAGGCTTTGCTGGTTTTATATTCAAGCTGTTGTTAGAGGTTGCCTTCAAAAAATGGTATATCGGCTAG
- a CDS encoding DUF1176 domain-containing protein, which translates to MPKLTLKPVSTTLVSAGVISLLLAIMGSSTVHAEFDQADDPDSPFAEWGYMKDDWQLVCDNTLTCRAAGYTDDMTRSENNRAASLLLSIKAGEKTAIGQVQLNNWEDAEQEKLVNEQLAKTNFMVELLLNGRSHGIIQLSADRMGKLSQSQTQQLVKRARQNTSIKFKSGDLLWQVSDVGMAAVLLKLDEVQGRVGSPLALVSKNSTTRQQLKPAKSIPKIYAVAPYPISEYASAEEKGSDGQKYYQQLSERYSEQWQDKMSAWVAASLSESDKDTCNILTSDTPWVDEKDKIWRFMPIDAKHTLASFPCWRAAYNTGTGYWLIANDYPSKPMLITASGSEYGNGKIFSAQKGRGLGDCWSTQSWVWDGKTFAKTLEQSTGMCRGIQAGGAWNMPTYVSEVIQPNKSTR; encoded by the coding sequence ATGCCAAAGTTAACCCTAAAACCAGTATCAACTACCTTAGTTAGTGCAGGAGTAATCTCGTTATTGCTGGCAATAATGGGATCGAGCACTGTGCACGCTGAGTTCGATCAAGCAGATGACCCAGACAGTCCGTTTGCAGAATGGGGCTACATGAAAGACGACTGGCAACTGGTCTGTGACAATACTTTGACTTGTCGGGCAGCAGGTTATACAGATGACATGACAAGAAGCGAGAACAATAGGGCCGCGAGCCTATTATTATCGATAAAGGCGGGCGAGAAGACAGCAATAGGGCAAGTACAATTAAATAACTGGGAGGATGCTGAGCAAGAAAAGCTGGTTAATGAGCAGTTAGCGAAGACCAATTTTATGGTTGAACTATTATTAAATGGTCGATCTCACGGCATCATACAACTATCCGCTGATAGGATGGGTAAATTAAGCCAATCGCAAACTCAGCAGCTCGTTAAACGCGCCCGACAAAATACTAGCATTAAATTTAAATCAGGCGATCTATTGTGGCAAGTTTCTGACGTTGGTATGGCAGCGGTGCTATTAAAGCTTGATGAGGTACAAGGAAGAGTTGGATCGCCGTTAGCACTCGTCAGTAAAAATAGTACCACGAGGCAACAGCTTAAACCCGCCAAGTCTATCCCTAAGATTTATGCTGTAGCACCATACCCCATTTCTGAGTATGCCAGTGCAGAAGAAAAAGGCTCAGATGGGCAAAAATATTACCAGCAGCTCAGTGAGCGTTATAGTGAGCAATGGCAAGATAAAATGAGTGCTTGGGTCGCAGCATCTTTGAGCGAATCTGATAAGGATACCTGTAATATCTTAACATCAGACACCCCATGGGTAGATGAAAAAGATAAAATCTGGCGATTTATGCCTATTGATGCTAAGCATACTTTAGCCAGCTTCCCTTGTTGGAGAGCGGCGTACAATACGGGAACGGGTTATTGGCTTATTGCTAATGACTACCCTAGCAAACCTATGCTCATTACGGCTTCTGGTTCAGAATATGGTAATGGCAAGATATTCTCAGCACAAAAGGGTCGAGGTTTAGGCGACTGCTGGTCAACGCAATCATGGGTGTGGGATGGTAAAACTTTTGCCAAAACGCTTGAGCAATCAACAGGCATGTGTCGTGGTATTCAAGCGGGTGGCGCTTGGAATATGCCGACCTACGTGAGTGAAGTTATTCAACCTAATAAGTCAACAAGATAA
- the cmoB gene encoding tRNA 5-methoxyuridine(34)/uridine 5-oxyacetic acid(34) synthase CmoB, whose translation MTNDTITQAERELYLTLLTLAQTHPAAYEWLTLLPEWLIAIKDKRNYAHAPAYQSSVARLPNISADNVDLNSAAITINASINNSERKQTLALLKQLMPWRKGPFQIGSDVIESDQNEDKQSKPIVIDTEWHSDWKWDRVAAHLSPLKGRRVLDVGGGSGYHGWRMAGTGAETVIIIDPSCLFYHQFMAIRHFVGSADAYRTHYIPVPLEALPAYSQLFDTVFSMGVLYHRQSPFEHLQQLKGQLVKGGELVLETLVIDGDANTVLVPHDRYAQMNNVYFLPSVAALIGWLEKVGFSNVRCVDLDVTSVEEQRATEWMTYQSLSDFLDPNDNSKTIEGYPAPKRATLIATR comes from the coding sequence ATGACTAACGATACTATCACCCAAGCTGAACGCGAATTATATTTAACTTTGCTGACATTAGCGCAGACGCATCCAGCCGCTTATGAGTGGTTGACGCTATTGCCCGAGTGGCTAATCGCTATTAAAGATAAGCGCAATTATGCTCACGCGCCTGCTTATCAATCTTCTGTTGCACGCCTACCGAATATTAGCGCTGATAATGTGGACTTGAATAGTGCAGCTATTACAATTAATGCGTCAATAAACAATTCTGAGCGCAAGCAAACGTTGGCGCTACTGAAGCAGCTGATGCCTTGGCGTAAAGGACCATTTCAAATCGGTAGCGATGTTATTGAAAGCGATCAAAATGAAGATAAGCAAAGTAAGCCAATAGTTATCGATACCGAATGGCATAGCGATTGGAAGTGGGATCGAGTCGCGGCGCATTTAAGTCCGCTAAAAGGTAGACGTGTATTAGATGTCGGTGGTGGTTCTGGCTATCATGGCTGGCGTATGGCTGGAACGGGTGCAGAGACCGTCATTATCATTGATCCGTCATGTTTATTTTATCACCAGTTTATGGCGATTCGGCACTTTGTCGGGTCAGCGGATGCTTATCGTACCCATTATATCCCCGTACCATTAGAAGCCTTACCTGCGTATAGTCAGCTGTTCGATACGGTATTTAGTATGGGTGTACTCTATCATCGGCAGTCGCCGTTTGAGCATTTGCAACAGCTCAAAGGACAACTGGTAAAAGGTGGCGAGCTGGTGCTTGAAACCTTAGTGATTGATGGCGATGCCAACACGGTACTCGTGCCCCATGATCGTTATGCGCAAATGAATAATGTGTATTTTTTGCCGTCAGTCGCCGCACTAATTGGCTGGCTAGAAAAGGTAGGGTTTAGCAATGTGCGCTGTGTTGATTTGGATGTGACCAGTGTGGAGGAGCAACGTGCGACCGAATGGATGACTTATCAATCTTTAAGTGACTTTCTTGATCCCAATGATAATAGCAAAACGATAGAAGGCTATCCTGCGCCAAAACGTGCCACCTTGATTGCCACTAGATAA
- the cmoA gene encoding carboxy-S-adenosyl-L-methionine synthase CmoA, with translation MSQTNPLSSSTVHTITEQPNAEQNSAVLHDTLFTTPLDKAARFSFDEQVVACFPDMIRRSVPGYGQVLAMLPLFARRHCKYRQQNADGQRVSRVYDLGCSLGGATMALAGEFAAHDLQIKAVDISPAMTDEAQKLLSDNYPKHDIEVITADIRDIELEPCDMVILNLTLQFLPAADRVAVLEKIHAALSEGGILVLTEKTHAFDEQYDAWLVERYYDFKRANGYSEMEISGKRNALENVLITDTLDQHHERLSQVGFARHLTWFQFLNFVSIVAFK, from the coding sequence ATGAGCCAAACTAATCCCTTATCATCGTCTACTGTGCACACTATCACTGAGCAACCAAACGCTGAACAAAACAGTGCTGTACTACATGACACCTTGTTTACCACGCCGCTCGATAAAGCCGCGCGCTTCTCCTTTGATGAGCAAGTCGTCGCCTGCTTCCCTGATATGATTCGTCGCAGTGTGCCAGGCTACGGTCAAGTGCTGGCGATGTTGCCACTCTTTGCGCGCCGTCATTGCAAGTATCGTCAACAAAACGCTGATGGTCAACGGGTTAGCCGAGTGTATGACTTGGGCTGCTCGCTTGGCGGAGCGACGATGGCGCTAGCGGGCGAGTTTGCTGCTCATGACTTACAGATAAAAGCCGTCGATATTTCACCTGCGATGACTGATGAAGCACAGAAGTTATTGAGCGATAACTATCCTAAGCATGATATCGAAGTCATCACTGCTGATATCAGGGATATTGAGCTTGAGCCTTGCGATATGGTTATTCTTAATCTAACCCTACAGTTCTTACCCGCAGCAGATCGGGTAGCGGTATTAGAAAAGATACATGCGGCATTAAGCGAAGGCGGTATTTTGGTATTGACCGAAAAGACCCATGCCTTTGATGAGCAATACGATGCATGGCTAGTTGAGCGCTATTATGACTTTAAACGCGCCAATGGCTACAGCGAGATGGAGATCAGCGGCAAGCGCAATGCGCTGGAGAACGTGCTAATTACCGATACTTTAGATCAGCATCATGAACGGCTCTCGCAAGTTGGCTTTGCGCGACATTTAACGTGGTTTCAGTTTTTAAACTTTGTGTCGATTGTGGCGTTTAAATAG
- the msrA gene encoding peptide-methionine (S)-S-oxide reductase MsrA, which yields MQTIILGGGCFWCTESVFLSLKGVQSVVSGYMGGAASTANYQAVCSGTSGHVEVIKIEFDESVMPLEVLLDVFFGTHDPTTKDRQGNDVGSQYRSIVYYTDEAQKPTVDRTINKLRDMGLNIVTEVHPAVEFYKAEEAHQDFFNRNPGQAYCNFAIPPKLAKLRKEFSKYMVS from the coding sequence ATGCAAACCATTATCTTAGGCGGTGGCTGTTTTTGGTGTACCGAATCAGTATTTTTATCATTAAAAGGCGTCCAGTCCGTCGTTTCAGGCTATATGGGCGGCGCGGCATCTACAGCTAATTATCAAGCAGTCTGTAGCGGTACTAGCGGTCATGTCGAAGTTATCAAAATCGAATTTGACGAGTCTGTAATGCCATTAGAGGTGCTACTCGATGTGTTCTTTGGCACGCATGATCCGACGACCAAAGACCGTCAAGGTAACGACGTCGGCAGTCAGTATCGCAGTATCGTTTATTACACGGATGAGGCGCAAAAACCAACCGTCGATCGCACGATCAATAAATTGCGTGATATGGGCTTGAACATCGTTACTGAAGTGCACCCTGCTGTTGAGTTTTATAAAGCAGAAGAGGCACATCAAGACTTCTTTAACCGTAATCCAGGTCAGGCTTATTGCAACTTTGCAATACCACCTAAACTTGCCAAATTACGCAAAGAGTTTAGTAAATATATGGTGAGCTAA
- the tmpT gene encoding thiopurine S-methyltransferase, whose protein sequence is MNAEFWQARWQQGRIGFNQATVNPLLMNYFAELELPVGSCIFAPLCGKSIDMLWLAEQGYHVVGAELIESAVQDFFSEQHITPTIYEHANNPAIKCYVGRLSDQAPSTSISLWVGDIFSLSADDIGQIDAVYDRAALIAMPADMRVKYSEQVIALCGNAPQLLLTLNYDQNEWAGPPFSISREQVQQYYSNYYNITELEDKSATLNANPDMSVTEHVWLLKNNRESR, encoded by the coding sequence ATGAATGCTGAATTTTGGCAAGCGCGCTGGCAACAAGGTCGCATTGGCTTTAATCAAGCTACTGTTAATCCTTTATTGATGAACTACTTTGCAGAGCTTGAATTGCCTGTAGGCAGTTGTATCTTTGCGCCTTTGTGTGGCAAGTCTATCGATATGCTGTGGCTTGCCGAGCAAGGCTATCATGTGGTTGGCGCTGAGTTAATAGAGTCAGCAGTGCAAGATTTTTTCAGCGAGCAGCATATAACGCCGACTATTTATGAACATGCTAATAATCCAGCTATTAAATGCTACGTAGGACGGCTATCAGATCAAGCCCCATCGACTAGCATATCTTTATGGGTTGGCGATATCTTTTCGCTGAGTGCTGATGATATCGGTCAAATAGATGCTGTCTATGATCGAGCCGCACTTATCGCTATGCCAGCTGATATGCGAGTTAAGTATAGTGAGCAAGTCATAGCGCTGTGTGGCAATGCTCCACAGCTACTATTAACCTTAAATTACGATCAAAACGAATGGGCAGGTCCGCCATTCTCTATTAGTCGTGAGCAAGTACAGCAGTATTATAGCAACTATTATAATATCACTGAGCTTGAAGATAAGTCTGCAACGCTAAACGCTAATCCCGATATGAGCGTCACTGAGCATGTTTGGCTGTTAAAAAACAATAGAGAAAGTCGATGA
- a CDS encoding DUF1499 domain-containing protein: MKILVVLISFIAFLLVALSGPLHRFGVINLGTAFTGFKYGVYVGIAALVLLALVLVVQIVSKRKLITLTSSVTVAIFSAIAIIIPVTMLKQGTSAPPIHDISTDLDNPPEFDAVAPLRADAPNPITYAGVASAEQQRQAYPELKTLTYSQSKAELVIAIEQATKNLGWDLVDADVNKGKIEATDTTTWFGFKDDIVIRVNDQGDKREVDIRSKSRIGASDLGKNAKRIHDFIEELDVVLGE; encoded by the coding sequence ATGAAAATTTTGGTCGTGCTAATAAGTTTTATTGCTTTTTTATTAGTCGCCTTATCAGGGCCTTTGCATAGATTTGGTGTTATTAATTTGGGCACGGCATTTACAGGATTTAAGTATGGCGTATATGTAGGCATTGCCGCACTGGTATTATTAGCGCTAGTCCTTGTGGTGCAAATAGTATCCAAGCGCAAACTAATAACTCTGACTAGCTCAGTGACCGTCGCTATATTCTCAGCTATAGCGATAATAATACCCGTAACTATGCTAAAACAAGGGACAAGCGCCCCGCCTATCCATGATATCTCAACCGATCTTGACAACCCACCTGAGTTTGATGCGGTAGCTCCGCTGCGCGCTGATGCGCCAAACCCGATCACTTATGCAGGTGTGGCTAGTGCTGAGCAACAGCGCCAAGCTTACCCTGAGCTTAAGACTTTGACTTATAGTCAGTCCAAAGCTGAGCTGGTTATCGCTATTGAACAAGCAACCAAAAATCTAGGTTGGGACTTAGTAGATGCTGATGTTAATAAGGGTAAAATTGAGGCCACCGATACCACAACTTGGTTTGGCTTTAAGGACGATATAGTGATACGAGTCAATGATCAAGGAGATAAGCGTGAGGTCGACATCCGTAGTAAATCACGCATTGGCGCCAGCGACTTGGGCAAAAACGCCAAGCGGATTCATGACTTTATTGAAGAGTTGGATGTGGTTTTGGGAGAGTGA
- a CDS encoding macro domain-containing protein gives MITYTTGNLLEADVEALVNTVNTVGIMGKGIALMFKERFPKNMREYAKACESNEVQTGKMFVTSTDELIGVKWIINFPTKQHWRAKSQMSWIEEGLQDLCRFIIENNIESIAIPPLGAGNGGLNWYQVKPRIEQALGELEDVDIIVYEPTLQYQNVKKQAGVKKLTPARALVLELIRRYLVIGMDCSPLEVQKLVYILNRSTASRSSKDPFNLTFEVNKYGPYADELRHLLNSLDGYYLKSDKRIADSKAFDSTIRFNYDHKNEVQNYLENQGSEYLPILNAVSELIDGFESPYGMELLATVDWLVYEEDIPPTLSDIKRGLENWFRQSNSTQWGERKVKIFDDQSVNIAIERLAGFSY, from the coding sequence ATGATTACCTACACGACTGGCAATTTGTTGGAAGCGGATGTCGAAGCGCTGGTAAATACTGTCAATACGGTAGGCATTATGGGCAAAGGAATCGCCTTAATGTTTAAAGAACGCTTTCCCAAAAATATGCGAGAGTATGCTAAGGCATGTGAATCAAATGAGGTACAAACAGGTAAAATGTTTGTCACTAGCACTGATGAGCTGATAGGTGTTAAATGGATTATAAACTTTCCAACTAAGCAGCATTGGCGAGCCAAGTCACAGATGAGTTGGATTGAAGAAGGTCTTCAAGATTTATGCCGTTTTATCATAGAAAATAACATTGAATCGATTGCTATTCCACCATTAGGAGCAGGTAACGGAGGATTGAATTGGTATCAAGTAAAGCCTAGGATTGAACAGGCTTTGGGTGAGTTGGAAGACGTTGATATCATCGTTTATGAACCGACTCTACAATACCAGAACGTCAAAAAGCAAGCAGGTGTCAAAAAGTTAACTCCTGCTAGAGCTTTAGTATTAGAGCTAATACGTCGTTATCTTGTTATTGGTATGGACTGTAGCCCACTTGAAGTACAAAAATTGGTATATATATTAAACCGAAGTACTGCCTCTAGAAGTTCAAAAGATCCTTTTAATTTGACTTTTGAAGTCAATAAATATGGACCTTATGCCGATGAGTTAAGGCACTTGTTGAACAGTCTTGATGGGTACTATCTGAAGTCAGATAAGCGTATTGCAGACAGTAAGGCATTCGATAGTACAATTCGTTTTAATTACGACCATAAAAATGAAGTGCAAAATTATTTAGAAAATCAAGGGAGCGAGTATTTACCCATTTTGAACGCAGTTAGTGAATTAATTGATGGGTTTGAGTCGCCTTATGGTATGGAGTTATTAGCAACAGTTGATTGGTTAGTTTATGAAGAAGATATACCCCCAACACTTAGTGATATTAAGCGAGGACTAGAAAACTGGTTTCGACAGTCTAATAGCACTCAATGGGGTGAGCGTAAAGTTAAGATATTTGATGACCAATCTGTAAATATAGCGATTGAGCGTTTAGCTGGATTTAGTTATTAG
- a CDS encoding DUF4433 domain-containing protein encodes MSYDFLNAEYALIWRIVHCDNMPWLIQNGLHCANTTLQSNSWITIGDKELIDKRSTRQVPIGSGGTLNDYVPFYFTPFSPMFYNIYTGYGDINKVNNEDIIILVASLHDLKTDDVDFVFTDRHAYMQYANFYKDLAYLNNVDWNILQKRDFSRDNNDPQKKDRYMAEALIYQHHPIEQLKAIVCYSEAVKVKIQGWLNQHNSNIRVVVRSDWYF; translated from the coding sequence ATGAGTTACGATTTTTTAAATGCTGAATATGCTTTGATATGGCGTATTGTGCATTGCGACAATATGCCTTGGCTTATCCAAAATGGACTTCATTGTGCCAATACAACACTTCAATCAAATAGCTGGATAACTATTGGTGATAAAGAGTTGATAGATAAACGTAGCACAAGACAGGTGCCAATCGGTAGCGGAGGTACGCTAAATGATTACGTGCCTTTTTACTTTACGCCATTTTCACCGATGTTTTATAATATTTATACAGGGTATGGTGACATCAATAAGGTAAACAACGAAGATATTATCATTTTAGTGGCTAGTCTGCACGACCTGAAAACTGATGATGTTGACTTTGTTTTTACCGATAGACATGCTTATATGCAATACGCAAATTTTTATAAAGACTTAGCGTACTTAAATAATGTTGATTGGAATATTTTACAGAAGCGTGACTTTAGTCGAGATAATAACGATCCACAAAAAAAGGATCGGTATATGGCAGAGGCGTTGATCTATCAGCATCATCCTATTGAGCAGTTGAAGGCAATTGTGTGTTATAGCGAAGCAGTAAAAGTAAAAATTCAAGGATGGTTAAATCAACATAATTCAAATATACGAGTGGTAGTAAGAAGTGATTGGTATTTTTAG
- a CDS encoding lytic murein transglycosylase — translation MRLTKLSTLSLLSAAIGLSLASTAQAARPDAPYLSNSEFQQCLDGLKNSSKFRGVDSYTFNNYRPSEPDPSVIQSLNYQPEFQKDIWDYLSVLVDKERVEDGIQAKRQWADTLRSIESRYGVKAEHVLGVWGVESNFGQTLGKKPLFESLATLSCFDRRQSYFQGEYANALKIVQNGDINPSDMTGSWAGAFGQTQFMPSTFLELAVDFDGDGRRDLVNSVPDALASTANFLDKRGYRSGEPWGYEVKLPNGYWAASNRKDKKSISHWRGQGLTLANGSPLPYDLSSAGLLLPAGEDGPAFLVGKNFDTFYSYNASESYALAIAHLSDLITSENSSKTDFVTAWPTNDPGISRQQSKDIQQALSNAGYDIGGVDGIIGDNTRTAIQQYQTSRGIFPADGRAGQNFYRTIVGNGNAVSNSYNNSRPLVPASADRMGQLIQQQTVTPAANTYPSPAQPSSNIRYRRVPTSDGSIRLERID, via the coding sequence ATGCGTTTGACCAAACTGTCTACCTTATCACTACTTAGCGCGGCTATTGGCTTGTCTCTTGCCAGCACCGCTCAGGCCGCTCGTCCTGATGCGCCTTATCTATCAAACTCTGAATTCCAACAATGCTTAGATGGTCTCAAGAACTCAAGCAAGTTTCGCGGTGTTGATAGCTATACCTTTAATAACTACCGTCCGAGTGAGCCCGATCCTAGCGTTATTCAATCGCTGAACTATCAGCCTGAATTTCAAAAAGATATTTGGGACTATTTATCAGTGCTCGTTGATAAAGAGCGCGTAGAGGATGGTATTCAAGCTAAGCGTCAGTGGGCAGATACCCTGCGTAGTATTGAATCTCGCTACGGTGTAAAAGCTGAGCACGTGCTTGGGGTATGGGGTGTGGAGTCGAACTTTGGTCAGACTTTAGGTAAGAAGCCTTTGTTTGAGTCTTTAGCAACCTTGTCTTGTTTTGATCGTCGTCAGAGCTATTTTCAAGGTGAATATGCCAATGCGCTAAAAATTGTGCAAAATGGCGATATTAACCCAAGCGATATGACGGGCTCATGGGCAGGCGCATTTGGGCAGACGCAGTTTATGCCCAGTACCTTTTTGGAGCTGGCAGTTGATTTTGATGGAGATGGACGTCGCGACTTAGTCAATAGCGTACCCGATGCGCTAGCTTCTACCGCCAACTTCTTGGACAAGCGTGGCTATCGTTCAGGTGAGCCATGGGGTTATGAGGTCAAGCTCCCTAATGGCTATTGGGCGGCCTCCAACCGTAAAGATAAAAAGTCAATCAGTCATTGGCGGGGTCAAGGTTTGACGCTTGCTAATGGTAGTCCGCTACCCTATGATTTGAGTAGTGCTGGCTTATTACTGCCAGCAGGTGAAGACGGTCCTGCGTTTTTAGTGGGCAAGAACTTCGATACTTTTTACTCTTATAACGCTTCAGAGAGCTATGCGCTAGCGATTGCTCATTTATCTGATTTGATCACTAGTGAGAATAGTAGCAAGACTGACTTTGTTACCGCGTGGCCAACCAATGATCCAGGTATCAGTCGCCAGCAGTCTAAAGATATTCAACAAGCCTTATCAAATGCAGGCTACGATATTGGCGGTGTTGATGGCATTATCGGTGACAATACGCGCACTGCTATTCAACAGTATCAAACCAGCCGTGGCATCTTCCCTGCTGATGGTCGTGCAGGACAGAATTTTTATCGCACTATCGTTGGTAATGGTAATGCCGTCAGCAATAGCTATAACAATAGCCGTCCTTTGGTTCCAGCCTCTGCTGATCGTATGGGACAGCTGATTCAACAGCAAACTGTTACGCCTGCTGCGAATACCTACCCTTCACCTGCTCAACCCTCTAGCAATATCCGTTATCGCCGTGTCCCCACTAGTGATGGTAGTATTCGTTTAGAGCGTATCGATTAA
- a CDS encoding DUF4062 domain-containing protein, which produces MSNSRYHIHVICAAHDQSLVLDSLAIFFQKVAFLTYDVGNQISQASFYSRQSIEVCDYIIVVVGDDYGASRNVMVSQMHLSYLGAKAKNKPMITLIKTRDEEIKVSWQLQDFTRLVERQSNHIYYYNSSTDIGQLLSYANNEMLASHKIAASWATKSDIDTGYSNHSQNIVNESSKPFKYPSKNTSSHSKSTDKSASGNAQASNKIDNCTYGYDTYDHDTNNHDTNRNVNSHNGTQDTDTDNLTMPISLSETITIKYTAQAYEGGNLSDVELSTALTWQQILVALANIPLAFSNYGLQSCFNHLIADKAESEIKSLMPNVHAVSRYKISEQDFHRLQQLLVAANWIQIVTSTSRTTQQLWKLTFYAKNLLETQKQSLS; this is translated from the coding sequence TTGTCGAATAGTCGCTATCATATTCACGTCATATGCGCAGCGCATGATCAATCGCTGGTATTAGACAGCTTAGCAATTTTTTTTCAAAAAGTTGCTTTTCTGACCTATGATGTTGGCAACCAAATATCGCAAGCCTCTTTTTATAGCCGACAGAGTATCGAGGTTTGCGATTATATTATAGTAGTAGTAGGTGATGACTATGGCGCGTCTCGTAATGTAATGGTCAGTCAAATGCATTTGAGCTATTTGGGTGCTAAGGCTAAGAATAAGCCGATGATTACCCTGATTAAAACTCGTGATGAAGAGATAAAGGTAAGCTGGCAATTACAGGATTTTACTCGTTTGGTCGAACGCCAATCCAACCATATATATTATTATAATAGCAGTACTGATATCGGTCAGCTATTGAGCTATGCTAATAATGAGATGTTAGCAAGCCACAAGATAGCAGCATCTTGGGCAACGAAAAGCGATATAGACACAGGCTACTCTAATCATTCACAAAATATAGTAAATGAGAGTAGCAAGCCATTTAAATATCCTTCTAAAAATACTTCGTCTCATTCTAAATCGACTGATAAATCTGCTTCTGGGAATGCTCAAGCATCAAACAAGATAGATAATTGTACTTATGGTTACGATACTTATGACCATGATACTAATAATCATGATACTAATCGCAATGTTAACAGTCATAATGGCACGCAGGATACAGATACAGATAATCTAACCATGCCAATTTCTTTATCTGAAACTATCACTATTAAATATACTGCTCAAGCCTATGAAGGTGGTAATTTAAGCGATGTAGAGTTATCAACAGCGCTGACTTGGCAACAAATCTTAGTTGCACTAGCAAATATACCTTTGGCTTTCTCAAATTATGGTTTACAAAGCTGTTTCAACCATCTAATTGCGGACAAAGCTGAGTCTGAGATAAAGAGTTTGATGCCCAATGTACATGCGGTCTCTCGCTATAAGATATCTGAGCAGGATTTTCATCGATTACAACAATTATTAGTAGCTGCCAACTGGATTCAAATAGTTACCTCTACCTCGCGTACTACTCAGCAGTTATGGAAACTTACATTTTATGCAAAAAATCTTTTAGAGACTCAAAAACAATCGTTGTCTTGA
- the murI gene encoding glutamate racemase, translating to MADLDNNTSIYSAKVVNKLEVYEADRQHDKSYDMPIFQDTHLNSEIINYSNKSDAPIGLFDSGVGGLSVYKHLAQQLPSERYIYYADTKHVPYGNRESRDIENLTLNAIDWLYHQGCKLIVIACNSASAYALEIARYRYPQLPIVGLVPALKPAVLNSKSGKIAVLATKATLQGDLLNQVITEVATPRGYTVTKYFDPYLVPWVEAGMPENSETAERLKQMLKYFCAEGIDYLVLGCTHYPFFREFLLKQITDNHFPMQVVDSGQAIAARVQHLLVTNKIMALDRRDDFIQPLTFYASKYDSQLMDMLPRLLGAKTTIHYEF from the coding sequence ATGGCTGATTTGGATAATAATACTTCTATATATAGTGCAAAGGTAGTCAATAAGCTTGAAGTTTATGAAGCAGATCGTCAGCATGATAAAAGTTATGATATGCCTATTTTTCAAGATACCCATCTTAATAGTGAAATAATCAATTATAGTAATAAGAGCGATGCGCCAATAGGATTATTTGACTCAGGCGTTGGAGGTCTGTCTGTATATAAGCATTTAGCACAACAATTACCAAGCGAGCGTTATATTTATTACGCAGATACCAAGCACGTCCCTTATGGCAACAGAGAAAGCAGGGATATTGAAAACTTAACGCTCAATGCTATAGATTGGCTTTATCATCAGGGCTGTAAGCTTATTGTCATCGCTTGCAATAGCGCCTCAGCTTATGCGTTGGAGATTGCGCGCTATCGTTACCCGCAGTTGCCTATCGTAGGCTTAGTGCCTGCCCTAAAGCCTGCAGTACTCAATAGTAAAAGTGGTAAAATTGCAGTATTAGCAACTAAGGCCACTCTACAGGGCGATCTGTTGAATCAAGTGATTACTGAGGTTGCAACTCCCAGAGGCTATACAGTCACTAAATATTTCGATCCCTATTTAGTGCCATGGGTAGAAGCTGGCATGCCTGAGAACTCTGAAACTGCCGAACGCCTAAAGCAGATGCTAAAATATTTTTGTGCTGAAGGAATAGATTATTTGGTCTTAGGCTGTACACACTATCCTTTTTTTCGCGAGTTTTTATTGAAACAAATTACTGATAATCATTTTCCAATGCAAGTGGTCGATTCAGGACAAGCTATTGCTGCTCGCGTACAACATCTATTGGTTACCAATAAAATAATGGCTTTAGATAGAAGAGATGACTTTATACAGCCTTTAACTTTTTATGCCAGTAAATATGATAGCCAGTTAATGGACATGTTACCGCGTTTGCTTGGTGCAAAGACTACTATTCATTATGAGTTTTAA